A region of Panicum virgatum strain AP13 chromosome 8N, P.virgatum_v5, whole genome shotgun sequence DNA encodes the following proteins:
- the LOC120684593 gene encoding noroxomaritidine/norcraugsodine reductase-like isoform X1 — protein sequence MAALAAAGGGGERWSLAGATALVTGGSKGIGHAIVEELARLGARVHTCSRNAAELEECRRRWADKGLQVTVSVCDVAVRANRAKLMGTVGDTFAGKLDILVNNAAQVVAKPAVECTAEDYSGLMATNLESCFHLSQLAHPLLRNSAIAGGGSIVHISSIASYLGYPGAVLYSMSKGGMNQLTRSLAAEWARDSIRVNCIAPGLVMTDMMTKAVGIQDLGVVEQEFLPKIPLRRTGEPAEIASVVAFLCMPAASYVSGQVICVDGGRTIAA from the exons ATGGCGGCgttagcggcggcgggcggcggcggcgagaggtggAGCCTCGCCGGCGCGACGGCGCTGGTCACCGGCGGGAGCAAGGGGATCGGGCACGCCATcgtggaggagctggcgcggctCGGCGCGCGCGTGCACACGTGCTCCCGCAAcgcggcggagctggaggagtgccgccgccggtgggcCGACAAGGGCCTGCAGGTCACCGTCTCCGTCTGCGACGTCGCCGTGCGCGCCAACAGGGCGAAGCTCATGGGCACGGTCGGGGACACCTTCGCCGGCAAGCTCGATATCCTA GTGAACAACGCGGCACAGGTGGTGGCCAAGCCGGCGGTGGAGTGCACGGCGGAGGACTACTCCGGCCTCATGGCGACCAACCTGGAGTCGTGCTTCCACCTCAGCCAGCTCGCGCACCCTCTCCTCCGGAactccgccatcgccggcggggGAAGCATCGTGCACATCTCCTCCATCGCTAGCTATCTGGGCTATCCGGGTGCCGTGCTCTACAGCATGTCCAAAG GAGGAATGAACCAGCTAACAAGAAGCCTGGCTGCCGAGTGGGCCCGCGACAGCATTCGTGTGAACTGCATCGCACCAGGCCTGGTCATGACTGACATGATGACGAAAGCGGTTGGTATA CAAGACCTGGGAGTCGTGGAGCAAGAATTTTTACCGAAAATTCCATTGCGCCGGACGGGGGAGCCGGCGGAGATCGCATCCGTGGTGGCGTTCTTGTGTATGCCGGCGGCCTCCTACGTCTCCGGCCAGGTCATCTGCGTCGACGGCGGCAGAACCATAGCCGCTTGA
- the LOC120684593 gene encoding tropinone reductase-like isoform X4, whose product MAALAAAGGGGERWSLAGATALVTGGSKGIGHAIVEELARLGARVHTCSRNAAELEECRRRWADKGLQVTVSVCDVAVRANRAKLMGTVGDTFAGKLDILVNNAAQVVAKPAVECTAEDYSGLMATNLESCFHLSQLAHPLLRNSAIAGGGSIVHISSIASYLGYPGAVLYSMSKGGMNQLTRSLAAEWARDSIRVNCIAPGLVMTDMMTKAEE is encoded by the exons ATGGCGGCgttagcggcggcgggcggcggcggcgagaggtggAGCCTCGCCGGCGCGACGGCGCTGGTCACCGGCGGGAGCAAGGGGATCGGGCACGCCATcgtggaggagctggcgcggctCGGCGCGCGCGTGCACACGTGCTCCCGCAAcgcggcggagctggaggagtgccgccgccggtgggcCGACAAGGGCCTGCAGGTCACCGTCTCCGTCTGCGACGTCGCCGTGCGCGCCAACAGGGCGAAGCTCATGGGCACGGTCGGGGACACCTTCGCCGGCAAGCTCGATATCCTA GTGAACAACGCGGCACAGGTGGTGGCCAAGCCGGCGGTGGAGTGCACGGCGGAGGACTACTCCGGCCTCATGGCGACCAACCTGGAGTCGTGCTTCCACCTCAGCCAGCTCGCGCACCCTCTCCTCCGGAactccgccatcgccggcggggGAAGCATCGTGCACATCTCCTCCATCGCTAGCTATCTGGGCTATCCGGGTGCCGTGCTCTACAGCATGTCCAAAG GAGGAATGAACCAGCTAACAAGAAGCCTGGCTGCCGAGTGGGCCCGCGACAGCATTCGTGTGAACTGCATCGCACCAGGCCTGGTCATGACTGACATGATGACGAAAGCG
- the LOC120684593 gene encoding noroxomaritidine/norcraugsodine reductase-like isoform X2 — MAALAAAGGGGERWSLAGATALVTGGSKGIGHAIVEELARLGARVHTCSRNAAELEECRRRWADKGLQVTVSVCDVAVRANRAKLMGTVGDTFAGKLDILVNNAAQVVAKPAVECTAEDYSGLMATNLESCFHLSQLAHPLLRNSAIAGGGSIVHISSIASYLGYPGAVLYSMSKGGMNQLTRSLAAEWARDSIRVNCIAPGLVMTDMMTKAQDLGVVEQEFLPKIPLRRTGEPAEIASVVAFLCMPAASYVSGQVICVDGGRTIAA, encoded by the exons ATGGCGGCgttagcggcggcgggcggcggcggcgagaggtggAGCCTCGCCGGCGCGACGGCGCTGGTCACCGGCGGGAGCAAGGGGATCGGGCACGCCATcgtggaggagctggcgcggctCGGCGCGCGCGTGCACACGTGCTCCCGCAAcgcggcggagctggaggagtgccgccgccggtgggcCGACAAGGGCCTGCAGGTCACCGTCTCCGTCTGCGACGTCGCCGTGCGCGCCAACAGGGCGAAGCTCATGGGCACGGTCGGGGACACCTTCGCCGGCAAGCTCGATATCCTA GTGAACAACGCGGCACAGGTGGTGGCCAAGCCGGCGGTGGAGTGCACGGCGGAGGACTACTCCGGCCTCATGGCGACCAACCTGGAGTCGTGCTTCCACCTCAGCCAGCTCGCGCACCCTCTCCTCCGGAactccgccatcgccggcggggGAAGCATCGTGCACATCTCCTCCATCGCTAGCTATCTGGGCTATCCGGGTGCCGTGCTCTACAGCATGTCCAAAG GAGGAATGAACCAGCTAACAAGAAGCCTGGCTGCCGAGTGGGCCCGCGACAGCATTCGTGTGAACTGCATCGCACCAGGCCTGGTCATGACTGACATGATGACGAAAGCG CAAGACCTGGGAGTCGTGGAGCAAGAATTTTTACCGAAAATTCCATTGCGCCGGACGGGGGAGCCGGCGGAGATCGCATCCGTGGTGGCGTTCTTGTGTATGCCGGCGGCCTCCTACGTCTCCGGCCAGGTCATCTGCGTCGACGGCGGCAGAACCATAGCCGCTTGA
- the LOC120686155 gene encoding noroxomaritidine/norcraugsodine reductase-like: MMVAAGKSREERWSLAGATALVTGGSKGIGHAIVEELAGFGARVHTCSRNAAELEACRRRWEEKGLQVTVSVCDVSVPADRESLMATVTASFDGKLDILVNNAGQTLFKTAVESSGDDYARIMATNLESCFHLSQLAHPLLLAGGGGGSVVHISSVAGSIGMPALAVYSMTKGAMNQLTRSLAAEWARDGIRVNCVAPGGVKTDISSDKTIDPELVKKEMARLPMGRIAEPEEVASMVAFLCMPAASYMTGQVIYVDGGRTIT; this comes from the exons ATGATGGTGGCTGCAGGCAAGAGCAGGGAGGAGCGGTGGAGCCTCGCCGGCGCGACGGCGCTCGTCACCGGCGGCAGCAAGGGCATCGG GCATGCGATCGTGGAGGAGCTGGCCGGGTTCGGGGCACGGGTGCACACGTGCTCCCGCAACGCGGCGGAGCTGGAGGCGTGCCGCCGGCGGTGGGAGGAGAAGGGGCTGCAGGTCACCGTCTCCGTCTGCGACGTCTCGGTGCCCGCGGACCGTGAGAGCCTCATGGCCACCGTCACGGCGAGCTTCGACGGCAAGCTCGACATCCTG GTGAACAACGCGGGACAGACGCTGTTCAAGACCGCCGTGGAGAGCAGCGGCGACGACTACGCGCGGATCATGGCGACCAACCTCGAATCGTGCTTCCACCTCAGCCAGCTGGCGCAcccgctcctcctcgccggtggcggtggcggcagcgtgGTCCACATCTCCTCCGTCGCCGGATCCATCGGGATGCCGGCGCTCGCCGTCTACTCCATGACCAAGGGCGCCATGAACCAGCTCACTAGGAGCCTCGCCGCCGAGTGGGCCCGCGACGGCATCCGCGTCAACTGCGTCGCACCTGGCGGCGTCAAGACTGACATCAGCAGTGAT AAGACGATAGACCCAGAGCTGGTGAAGAAGGAGATGGCGCGGCTGCCCATGGGGAGGATCGCCGAGCCGGAGGAGGTGGCGTCCATGGTGGCCTTCCTCTGCATGCCGGCGGCGTCCTACATGACCGGCCAGGTCATCTACGTCGACGGCGGCCGCACCATAACTTAA
- the LOC120684593 gene encoding tropinone reductase homolog At2g29360-like isoform X3 — translation MAALAAAGGGGERWSLAGATALVTGGSKGIGHAIVEELARLGARVHTCSRNAAELEECRRRWADKGLQVTVSVCDVAVRANRAKLMGTVGDTFAGKLDILVNNAAQVVAKPAVECTAEDYSGLMATNLESCFHLSQLAHPLLRNSAIAGGGSIVHISSIASYLGYPGAVLYSMSKGGMNQLTRSLAAEWARDSIRVNCIAPGLVMTDMMTKAVGIEE, via the exons ATGGCGGCgttagcggcggcgggcggcggcggcgagaggtggAGCCTCGCCGGCGCGACGGCGCTGGTCACCGGCGGGAGCAAGGGGATCGGGCACGCCATcgtggaggagctggcgcggctCGGCGCGCGCGTGCACACGTGCTCCCGCAAcgcggcggagctggaggagtgccgccgccggtgggcCGACAAGGGCCTGCAGGTCACCGTCTCCGTCTGCGACGTCGCCGTGCGCGCCAACAGGGCGAAGCTCATGGGCACGGTCGGGGACACCTTCGCCGGCAAGCTCGATATCCTA GTGAACAACGCGGCACAGGTGGTGGCCAAGCCGGCGGTGGAGTGCACGGCGGAGGACTACTCCGGCCTCATGGCGACCAACCTGGAGTCGTGCTTCCACCTCAGCCAGCTCGCGCACCCTCTCCTCCGGAactccgccatcgccggcggggGAAGCATCGTGCACATCTCCTCCATCGCTAGCTATCTGGGCTATCCGGGTGCCGTGCTCTACAGCATGTCCAAAG GAGGAATGAACCAGCTAACAAGAAGCCTGGCTGCCGAGTGGGCCCGCGACAGCATTCGTGTGAACTGCATCGCACCAGGCCTGGTCATGACTGACATGATGACGAAAGCGGTTGGTATA